From a region of the Eretmochelys imbricata isolate rEreImb1 chromosome 6, rEreImb1.hap1, whole genome shotgun sequence genome:
- the BEST1 gene encoding bestrophin-1 isoform X3: MTVTYTNRVADARLGTFSQLLIRWKGSIYKLLYCEFFIFITLYFSISLTYRLILNASQRLMFEKLALYCNNYAELIPVSFVLGFYVTLVVSRWWGQYESIPWPDRLMNLVSSNVDGQDEYGRLLRRTLMRYSNLCSVLILRSVSTAVYKRFPSTEHIVRAGLMTPEEHKKFESLNSPHNKFWIPCVWFSNLAVKARNEGRIRDSVMLQGILNELNTLRSQCGRLYGYDWISIPLVYTQVVTVAVYSFFLACLIGRQFLDPEKGYPGHELDLFVPVFTLLQFFFYAGWLKVAEQLINPFGEDDDDFETNWLIDRNLQVSLLAVDDMHQDLPFMEKDLYWNESYPQPPYTAATAEYKRTSFLGSTFDISMQKEEMEFQPLEQIKENEEANHSTPLLGHLGRLLGVQSPSFSRSSSRMNLPRKRNDPLSPFPHCLYQDVGKSGSPCNRKLREFDAFMSTPFFERPGFYSAPQTPISSIPLIFPSRRPGRKKPPALSSIVACSTSMRDNFANLSPSRATDVDKSQSSLGSAVKETFVWLGEREKAPDSLVVTVEEGENNTLNNKMNEVAPVRSPGLQSIVSESPKFPFLAEAPDHEKQGSFKSLKSLKGRRHPWQTLENVTPAATPNSDNHSNFHTPSMRTPGGSGPLFFSFTPVTSPVLERSRLGNSGTVPSPSSDDTSSAPVQASIEVSGTGRETGNGNASAHHTEEQRRAESPSPNDSGISLAEGDYVGLMEVIMEASENVSDEGKVDRYS, translated from the exons ATGACGGTGACGTACACAAATCGAGTAGCTGATGCCCGCCTGGGAACCTTCTCGCAGCTCCTGATCCGATGGAAAGGGAGTATCTACAAACTCCTCTACTGCGAGTTTTTCATCTTCATCACTCTCTACTTCAGCATCAGCCTCACTTACAG GCTGATCCTGAATGCAAGCCAAAGGCTGATGTTTGAGAAGCTGGCTCTGTATTGCAACAACTATGCTGAGCTGATCCCTGTGTCCTTCGTGCTGG GTTTCTACGTGACCCTGGTGGTATCTCGCTGGTGGGGACAGTACGAGAGCATCCCATGGCCCGACCGCCTCATGAACCTGGTCTCCAGTAACGTGGACGGGCAGGACGAGTACGGGCGCCTCCTGAGGCGCACCCTGATGCGCTACAGCAACCTCTGCAGCGTGCTGATCCTCCGCTCCGTCAGCACCGCTGTCTACAAGCGCTTCCCCAGCACGGAGCACATCGTGCGAGCAG GCCTCATGACCCCAGAAGAGCACAAGAAGTTTGAGAGCCTGAACTCTCCCCACAACAAGTTCTGGATCCCCTGTGTGTGGTTCTCGAACCTGGCTGTGAAGGCACGGAACGAGGGCAGAATCCGGGATAGCGTGATGCTCCAGGGCATCCTGAAC GAACTAAACACCTTGCGTAGCCAGTGTGGGCGACTCTATGGGTATGACTGGATCAGTATCCCTCTGGTCTACACTCAG gtgGTCACGGTGGCCGTTTACAGCTTCTTCCTGGCCTGCCTGATTGGCCGGCAGTTCTTGGACCCAGAGAAGGGGTATCCTGGCCATGAGCTGGATCTGTTTGTGCCTGTCTTCACACTCCTGCAGTTCTTCTTCTATGCTGGCTGGTTAAAG GTGGCTGAACAGCTCATCAACCCATTCGGAGAGGATGATGACGATTTTGAAACCAACTGGCTCATCGACAGGAACCTGCAG GTCTCCCTTCTCGCTGTGGATGACATGCACCAGGATCTGCCCTTCATGGAGAAGGACCTGTACTGGAACGAGTCCTACCCCCAGCCACCCTACACCGCAGCCACTGCTGAATATAAGCGAACATCATTTCTTGGCTCAACCTTTGACATTAG CATGCAGAAAGAAGAGATGGAATTTCAGCCGCTGGAGCAAATTAAAGAGAACGAGGAGGCGAACCACTCTACACCACTGCTGGGACATCTGGGCCGCCTGCTGGGGGTCCAGTCACCGAGTTTCTCCAGGTCATCCTCCCGGATGAACCTGCCACGCAAGAGGAATGACCCCTTGTCCCCCTTCCCTCATTGCTTGTACCAGGATGTAGGGAAAtctggaagcccctgca ATCGAAAACTGAGAGAGTTTGATGCCTTCATGTCAACCCCCTTCTTTGAGAGACCTGGCTTTTATAGCGCTCCACAGACACCAATCAGCTCCATCCCGCTGATCTTCCCATCCAGGCGCCCAGGACGCAAGAAGCCCCCTGCTCTCTCCAGCATTGTGGCCTGTTCGACTTCAATGAGAGACAACTTTGCCAACCTGTCACCTTCCAGGGCTACTGATGTGGACAAAAGCCAGAGCTCCCTTGGTTCTGCAGTTAAGGAAACTTTTGTTTGGCTAGGAGAGCGAGAAAAAGCCCCAGACTCCCTGGTGGTGACAGTAGAGGAAGGAGAGAATAACACGTTGAACAATAAAATGAATGAGGTTGCCCCTGTTAGGAGCCCAGGGCTTCAATCAATAGTATCGGAAAGCCCCAAGTTTCCCTTCCTAGCAGAGGCCCCAGACCATGAAAAACAGGGCAGCTTCAAGAGCTTGAAGAGTCTGAAAGGCCGCCGACATCCCTGGCAAACTCTAGAGAACGTGACACCAGCAGCCACCCCAAACTCGGATAATCATAGCAACTTTCATACTCCCAGCATGAGAACCCCTGGTGGCAGTGGGCCCCTCTTCTTTTCATTCACCCCTGTGACATCCCCAGTGCTGGAGAGGTCACGCTTAGGGAACTCAGGCACTGTTCCTAGTCCAAGCTCAGATGATACATCCAGTGCTCCAGTCCAGGCTTCCATAGAGGTTTCTGGGACTGGAAGAGAGACAGGAAATGGAAATGCTAGTGCTCATCACACTGAGGAACAGAGAAGAGCAGAGAGTCCCTCACCTAATGACTCCGGTATCTCCTTAGCAGAGGGTGACTACGTGGGACTGATGGAGGTGATCATGGAAGCCAGTGAGAACGTGTCTGATGAAGGGAAGGTGGATAGATACAGCTAA
- the BEST1 gene encoding bestrophin-1 isoform X2: MTVTYTNRVADARLGTFSQLLIRWKGSIYKLLYCEFFIFITLYFSISLTYRLILNASQRLMFEKLALYCNNYAELIPVSFVLGFYVTLVVSRWWGQYESIPWPDRLMNLVSSNVDGQDEYGRLLRRTLMRYSNLCSVLILRSVSTAVYKRFPSTEHIVRAGLMTPEEHKKFESLNSPHNKFWIPCVWFSNLAVKARNEGRIRDSVMLQGILNELNTLRSQCGRLYGYDWISIPLVYTQVVTVAVYSFFLACLIGRQFLDPEKGYPGHELDLFVPVFTLLQFFFYAGWLKVAEQLINPFGEDDDDFETNWLIDRNLQVSLLAVDDMHQDLPFMEKDLYWNESYPQPPYTAATAEYKRTSFLGSTFDISMQKEEMEFQPLEQIKENEEANHSTPLLGHLGRLLGVQSPSFSRSSSRMNLPRKRNDPLSPFPHCLYQDVGKSGSPCSSSSHEQWDNEDRKLREFDAFMSTPFFERPGFYSAPQTPISSIPLIFPSRRPGRKKPPALSSIVACSTSMRDNFANLSPSRATDVDKSQSSLGSAVKETFVWLGEREKAPDSLVVTVEEGENNTLNNKMNEVAPVRSPGLQSIVSESPKFPFLAEAPDHEKQGSFKSLKSLKGRRHPWQTLENVTPAATPNSDNHSNFHTPSMRTPGGSGPLFFSFTPVTSPVLERSRLGNSGTVPSPSSDDTSSAPVQASIEVSGTGRETGNGNASAHHTEEQRRAESPSPNDSGISLAEGDYVGLMEVIMEASENVSDEGKVDRYS, translated from the exons ATGACGGTGACGTACACAAATCGAGTAGCTGATGCCCGCCTGGGAACCTTCTCGCAGCTCCTGATCCGATGGAAAGGGAGTATCTACAAACTCCTCTACTGCGAGTTTTTCATCTTCATCACTCTCTACTTCAGCATCAGCCTCACTTACAG GCTGATCCTGAATGCAAGCCAAAGGCTGATGTTTGAGAAGCTGGCTCTGTATTGCAACAACTATGCTGAGCTGATCCCTGTGTCCTTCGTGCTGG GTTTCTACGTGACCCTGGTGGTATCTCGCTGGTGGGGACAGTACGAGAGCATCCCATGGCCCGACCGCCTCATGAACCTGGTCTCCAGTAACGTGGACGGGCAGGACGAGTACGGGCGCCTCCTGAGGCGCACCCTGATGCGCTACAGCAACCTCTGCAGCGTGCTGATCCTCCGCTCCGTCAGCACCGCTGTCTACAAGCGCTTCCCCAGCACGGAGCACATCGTGCGAGCAG GCCTCATGACCCCAGAAGAGCACAAGAAGTTTGAGAGCCTGAACTCTCCCCACAACAAGTTCTGGATCCCCTGTGTGTGGTTCTCGAACCTGGCTGTGAAGGCACGGAACGAGGGCAGAATCCGGGATAGCGTGATGCTCCAGGGCATCCTGAAC GAACTAAACACCTTGCGTAGCCAGTGTGGGCGACTCTATGGGTATGACTGGATCAGTATCCCTCTGGTCTACACTCAG gtgGTCACGGTGGCCGTTTACAGCTTCTTCCTGGCCTGCCTGATTGGCCGGCAGTTCTTGGACCCAGAGAAGGGGTATCCTGGCCATGAGCTGGATCTGTTTGTGCCTGTCTTCACACTCCTGCAGTTCTTCTTCTATGCTGGCTGGTTAAAG GTGGCTGAACAGCTCATCAACCCATTCGGAGAGGATGATGACGATTTTGAAACCAACTGGCTCATCGACAGGAACCTGCAG GTCTCCCTTCTCGCTGTGGATGACATGCACCAGGATCTGCCCTTCATGGAGAAGGACCTGTACTGGAACGAGTCCTACCCCCAGCCACCCTACACCGCAGCCACTGCTGAATATAAGCGAACATCATTTCTTGGCTCAACCTTTGACATTAG CATGCAGAAAGAAGAGATGGAATTTCAGCCGCTGGAGCAAATTAAAGAGAACGAGGAGGCGAACCACTCTACACCACTGCTGGGACATCTGGGCCGCCTGCTGGGGGTCCAGTCACCGAGTTTCTCCAGGTCATCCTCCCGGATGAACCTGCCACGCAAGAGGAATGACCCCTTGTCCCCCTTCCCTCATTGCTTGTACCAGGATGTAGGGAAAtctggaagcccctgca GCTCCAGTTCACATGAGCAATGGGACAATGAAGATCGAAAACTGAGAGAGTTTGATGCCTTCATGTCAACCCCCTTCTTTGAGAGACCTGGCTTTTATAGCGCTCCACAGACACCAATCAGCTCCATCCCGCTGATCTTCCCATCCAGGCGCCCAGGACGCAAGAAGCCCCCTGCTCTCTCCAGCATTGTGGCCTGTTCGACTTCAATGAGAGACAACTTTGCCAACCTGTCACCTTCCAGGGCTACTGATGTGGACAAAAGCCAGAGCTCCCTTGGTTCTGCAGTTAAGGAAACTTTTGTTTGGCTAGGAGAGCGAGAAAAAGCCCCAGACTCCCTGGTGGTGACAGTAGAGGAAGGAGAGAATAACACGTTGAACAATAAAATGAATGAGGTTGCCCCTGTTAGGAGCCCAGGGCTTCAATCAATAGTATCGGAAAGCCCCAAGTTTCCCTTCCTAGCAGAGGCCCCAGACCATGAAAAACAGGGCAGCTTCAAGAGCTTGAAGAGTCTGAAAGGCCGCCGACATCCCTGGCAAACTCTAGAGAACGTGACACCAGCAGCCACCCCAAACTCGGATAATCATAGCAACTTTCATACTCCCAGCATGAGAACCCCTGGTGGCAGTGGGCCCCTCTTCTTTTCATTCACCCCTGTGACATCCCCAGTGCTGGAGAGGTCACGCTTAGGGAACTCAGGCACTGTTCCTAGTCCAAGCTCAGATGATACATCCAGTGCTCCAGTCCAGGCTTCCATAGAGGTTTCTGGGACTGGAAGAGAGACAGGAAATGGAAATGCTAGTGCTCATCACACTGAGGAACAGAGAAGAGCAGAGAGTCCCTCACCTAATGACTCCGGTATCTCCTTAGCAGAGGGTGACTACGTGGGACTGATGGAGGTGATCATGGAAGCCAGTGAGAACGTGTCTGATGAAGGGAAGGTGGATAGATACAGCTAA
- the BEST1 gene encoding bestrophin-1 isoform X4, which translates to MTVTYTNRVADARLGTFSQLLIRWKGSIYKLLYCEFFIFITLYFSISLTYRLILNASQRLMFEKLALYCNNYAELIPVSFVLGFYVTLVVSRWWGQYESIPWPDRLMNLVSSNVDGQDEYGRLLRRTLMRYSNLCSVLILRSVSTAVYKRFPSTEHIVRAGLMTPEEHKKFESLNSPHNKFWIPCVWFSNLAVKARNEGRIRDSVMLQGILNELNTLRSQCGRLYGYDWISIPLVYTQVVTVAVYSFFLACLIGRQFLDPEKGYPGHELDLFVPVFTLLQFFFYAGWLKVSLLAVDDMHQDLPFMEKDLYWNESYPQPPYTAATAEYKRTSFLGSTFDISMQKEEMEFQPLEQIKENEEANHSTPLLGHLGRLLGVQSPSFSRSSSRMNLPRKRNDPLSPFPHCLYQDVGKSGSPCSSSSHEQWDNEDRKLREFDAFMSTPFFERPGFYSAPQTPISSIPLIFPSRRPGRKKPPALSSIVACSTSMRDNFANLSPSRATDVDKSQSSLGSAVKETFVWLGEREKAPDSLVVTVEEGENNTLNNKMNEVAPVRSPGLQSIVSESPKFPFLAEAPDHEKQGSFKSLKSLKGRRHPWQTLENVTPAATPNSDNHSNFHTPSMRTPGGSGPLFFSFTPVTSPVLERSRLGNSGTVPSPSSDDTSSAPVQASIEVSGTGRETGNGNASAHHTEEQRRAESPSPNDSGISLAEGDYVGLMEVIMEASENVSDEGKVDRYS; encoded by the exons ATGACGGTGACGTACACAAATCGAGTAGCTGATGCCCGCCTGGGAACCTTCTCGCAGCTCCTGATCCGATGGAAAGGGAGTATCTACAAACTCCTCTACTGCGAGTTTTTCATCTTCATCACTCTCTACTTCAGCATCAGCCTCACTTACAG GCTGATCCTGAATGCAAGCCAAAGGCTGATGTTTGAGAAGCTGGCTCTGTATTGCAACAACTATGCTGAGCTGATCCCTGTGTCCTTCGTGCTGG GTTTCTACGTGACCCTGGTGGTATCTCGCTGGTGGGGACAGTACGAGAGCATCCCATGGCCCGACCGCCTCATGAACCTGGTCTCCAGTAACGTGGACGGGCAGGACGAGTACGGGCGCCTCCTGAGGCGCACCCTGATGCGCTACAGCAACCTCTGCAGCGTGCTGATCCTCCGCTCCGTCAGCACCGCTGTCTACAAGCGCTTCCCCAGCACGGAGCACATCGTGCGAGCAG GCCTCATGACCCCAGAAGAGCACAAGAAGTTTGAGAGCCTGAACTCTCCCCACAACAAGTTCTGGATCCCCTGTGTGTGGTTCTCGAACCTGGCTGTGAAGGCACGGAACGAGGGCAGAATCCGGGATAGCGTGATGCTCCAGGGCATCCTGAAC GAACTAAACACCTTGCGTAGCCAGTGTGGGCGACTCTATGGGTATGACTGGATCAGTATCCCTCTGGTCTACACTCAG gtgGTCACGGTGGCCGTTTACAGCTTCTTCCTGGCCTGCCTGATTGGCCGGCAGTTCTTGGACCCAGAGAAGGGGTATCCTGGCCATGAGCTGGATCTGTTTGTGCCTGTCTTCACACTCCTGCAGTTCTTCTTCTATGCTGGCTGGTTAAAG GTCTCCCTTCTCGCTGTGGATGACATGCACCAGGATCTGCCCTTCATGGAGAAGGACCTGTACTGGAACGAGTCCTACCCCCAGCCACCCTACACCGCAGCCACTGCTGAATATAAGCGAACATCATTTCTTGGCTCAACCTTTGACATTAG CATGCAGAAAGAAGAGATGGAATTTCAGCCGCTGGAGCAAATTAAAGAGAACGAGGAGGCGAACCACTCTACACCACTGCTGGGACATCTGGGCCGCCTGCTGGGGGTCCAGTCACCGAGTTTCTCCAGGTCATCCTCCCGGATGAACCTGCCACGCAAGAGGAATGACCCCTTGTCCCCCTTCCCTCATTGCTTGTACCAGGATGTAGGGAAAtctggaagcccctgca GCTCCAGTTCACATGAGCAATGGGACAATGAAGATCGAAAACTGAGAGAGTTTGATGCCTTCATGTCAACCCCCTTCTTTGAGAGACCTGGCTTTTATAGCGCTCCACAGACACCAATCAGCTCCATCCCGCTGATCTTCCCATCCAGGCGCCCAGGACGCAAGAAGCCCCCTGCTCTCTCCAGCATTGTGGCCTGTTCGACTTCAATGAGAGACAACTTTGCCAACCTGTCACCTTCCAGGGCTACTGATGTGGACAAAAGCCAGAGCTCCCTTGGTTCTGCAGTTAAGGAAACTTTTGTTTGGCTAGGAGAGCGAGAAAAAGCCCCAGACTCCCTGGTGGTGACAGTAGAGGAAGGAGAGAATAACACGTTGAACAATAAAATGAATGAGGTTGCCCCTGTTAGGAGCCCAGGGCTTCAATCAATAGTATCGGAAAGCCCCAAGTTTCCCTTCCTAGCAGAGGCCCCAGACCATGAAAAACAGGGCAGCTTCAAGAGCTTGAAGAGTCTGAAAGGCCGCCGACATCCCTGGCAAACTCTAGAGAACGTGACACCAGCAGCCACCCCAAACTCGGATAATCATAGCAACTTTCATACTCCCAGCATGAGAACCCCTGGTGGCAGTGGGCCCCTCTTCTTTTCATTCACCCCTGTGACATCCCCAGTGCTGGAGAGGTCACGCTTAGGGAACTCAGGCACTGTTCCTAGTCCAAGCTCAGATGATACATCCAGTGCTCCAGTCCAGGCTTCCATAGAGGTTTCTGGGACTGGAAGAGAGACAGGAAATGGAAATGCTAGTGCTCATCACACTGAGGAACAGAGAAGAGCAGAGAGTCCCTCACCTAATGACTCCGGTATCTCCTTAGCAGAGGGTGACTACGTGGGACTGATGGAGGTGATCATGGAAGCCAGTGAGAACGTGTCTGATGAAGGGAAGGTGGATAGATACAGCTAA
- the BEST1 gene encoding bestrophin-1 isoform X1, translated as MTVTYTNRVADARLGTFSQLLIRWKGSIYKLLYCEFFIFITLYFSISLTYRLILNASQRLMFEKLALYCNNYAELIPVSFVLGFYVTLVVSRWWGQYESIPWPDRLMNLVSSNVDGQDEYGRLLRRTLMRYSNLCSVLILRSVSTAVYKRFPSTEHIVRAGLMTPEEHKKFESLNSPHNKFWIPCVWFSNLAVKARNEGRIRDSVMLQGILNELNTLRSQCGRLYGYDWISIPLVYTQVVTVAVYSFFLACLIGRQFLDPEKGYPGHELDLFVPVFTLLQFFFYAGWLKVAEQLINPFGEDDDDFETNWLIDRNLQVSLLAVDDMHQDLPFMEKDLYWNESYPQPPYTAATAEYKRTSFLGSTFDISMQKEEMEFQPLEQIKENEEANHSTPLLGHLGRLLGVQSPSFSRSSSRMNLPRKRNDPLSPFPHCLYQDVGKSGSPCSANQQKGDSSHPGSSSHEQWDNEDRKLREFDAFMSTPFFERPGFYSAPQTPISSIPLIFPSRRPGRKKPPALSSIVACSTSMRDNFANLSPSRATDVDKSQSSLGSAVKETFVWLGEREKAPDSLVVTVEEGENNTLNNKMNEVAPVRSPGLQSIVSESPKFPFLAEAPDHEKQGSFKSLKSLKGRRHPWQTLENVTPAATPNSDNHSNFHTPSMRTPGGSGPLFFSFTPVTSPVLERSRLGNSGTVPSPSSDDTSSAPVQASIEVSGTGRETGNGNASAHHTEEQRRAESPSPNDSGISLAEGDYVGLMEVIMEASENVSDEGKVDRYS; from the exons ATGACGGTGACGTACACAAATCGAGTAGCTGATGCCCGCCTGGGAACCTTCTCGCAGCTCCTGATCCGATGGAAAGGGAGTATCTACAAACTCCTCTACTGCGAGTTTTTCATCTTCATCACTCTCTACTTCAGCATCAGCCTCACTTACAG GCTGATCCTGAATGCAAGCCAAAGGCTGATGTTTGAGAAGCTGGCTCTGTATTGCAACAACTATGCTGAGCTGATCCCTGTGTCCTTCGTGCTGG GTTTCTACGTGACCCTGGTGGTATCTCGCTGGTGGGGACAGTACGAGAGCATCCCATGGCCCGACCGCCTCATGAACCTGGTCTCCAGTAACGTGGACGGGCAGGACGAGTACGGGCGCCTCCTGAGGCGCACCCTGATGCGCTACAGCAACCTCTGCAGCGTGCTGATCCTCCGCTCCGTCAGCACCGCTGTCTACAAGCGCTTCCCCAGCACGGAGCACATCGTGCGAGCAG GCCTCATGACCCCAGAAGAGCACAAGAAGTTTGAGAGCCTGAACTCTCCCCACAACAAGTTCTGGATCCCCTGTGTGTGGTTCTCGAACCTGGCTGTGAAGGCACGGAACGAGGGCAGAATCCGGGATAGCGTGATGCTCCAGGGCATCCTGAAC GAACTAAACACCTTGCGTAGCCAGTGTGGGCGACTCTATGGGTATGACTGGATCAGTATCCCTCTGGTCTACACTCAG gtgGTCACGGTGGCCGTTTACAGCTTCTTCCTGGCCTGCCTGATTGGCCGGCAGTTCTTGGACCCAGAGAAGGGGTATCCTGGCCATGAGCTGGATCTGTTTGTGCCTGTCTTCACACTCCTGCAGTTCTTCTTCTATGCTGGCTGGTTAAAG GTGGCTGAACAGCTCATCAACCCATTCGGAGAGGATGATGACGATTTTGAAACCAACTGGCTCATCGACAGGAACCTGCAG GTCTCCCTTCTCGCTGTGGATGACATGCACCAGGATCTGCCCTTCATGGAGAAGGACCTGTACTGGAACGAGTCCTACCCCCAGCCACCCTACACCGCAGCCACTGCTGAATATAAGCGAACATCATTTCTTGGCTCAACCTTTGACATTAG CATGCAGAAAGAAGAGATGGAATTTCAGCCGCTGGAGCAAATTAAAGAGAACGAGGAGGCGAACCACTCTACACCACTGCTGGGACATCTGGGCCGCCTGCTGGGGGTCCAGTCACCGAGTTTCTCCAGGTCATCCTCCCGGATGAACCTGCCACGCAAGAGGAATGACCCCTTGTCCCCCTTCCCTCATTGCTTGTACCAGGATGTAGGGAAAtctggaagcccctgcagtgcCAATCAGCAAAAGGGAGACTCCTCCCACCCAGGCTCCAGTTCACATGAGCAATGGGACAATGAAGATCGAAAACTGAGAGAGTTTGATGCCTTCATGTCAACCCCCTTCTTTGAGAGACCTGGCTTTTATAGCGCTCCACAGACACCAATCAGCTCCATCCCGCTGATCTTCCCATCCAGGCGCCCAGGACGCAAGAAGCCCCCTGCTCTCTCCAGCATTGTGGCCTGTTCGACTTCAATGAGAGACAACTTTGCCAACCTGTCACCTTCCAGGGCTACTGATGTGGACAAAAGCCAGAGCTCCCTTGGTTCTGCAGTTAAGGAAACTTTTGTTTGGCTAGGAGAGCGAGAAAAAGCCCCAGACTCCCTGGTGGTGACAGTAGAGGAAGGAGAGAATAACACGTTGAACAATAAAATGAATGAGGTTGCCCCTGTTAGGAGCCCAGGGCTTCAATCAATAGTATCGGAAAGCCCCAAGTTTCCCTTCCTAGCAGAGGCCCCAGACCATGAAAAACAGGGCAGCTTCAAGAGCTTGAAGAGTCTGAAAGGCCGCCGACATCCCTGGCAAACTCTAGAGAACGTGACACCAGCAGCCACCCCAAACTCGGATAATCATAGCAACTTTCATACTCCCAGCATGAGAACCCCTGGTGGCAGTGGGCCCCTCTTCTTTTCATTCACCCCTGTGACATCCCCAGTGCTGGAGAGGTCACGCTTAGGGAACTCAGGCACTGTTCCTAGTCCAAGCTCAGATGATACATCCAGTGCTCCAGTCCAGGCTTCCATAGAGGTTTCTGGGACTGGAAGAGAGACAGGAAATGGAAATGCTAGTGCTCATCACACTGAGGAACAGAGAAGAGCAGAGAGTCCCTCACCTAATGACTCCGGTATCTCCTTAGCAGAGGGTGACTACGTGGGACTGATGGAGGTGATCATGGAAGCCAGTGAGAACGTGTCTGATGAAGGGAAGGTGGATAGATACAGCTAA